One segment of Curtobacterium sp. MR_MD2014 DNA contains the following:
- a CDS encoding cold-shock protein yields MANGTVKWFNAEKGFGFITVDGGGQDVFVHYSAIDMSGYKVLEEGQAVTFDVGTGSKGPQAEAVRPA; encoded by the coding sequence ATGGCCAACGGAACCGTGAAGTGGTTCAACGCCGAGAAGGGCTTCGGCTTCATCACCGTGGATGGAGGGGGCCAGGACGTGTTCGTGCACTACTCGGCGATCGACATGTCGGGGTACAAGGTCCTCGAGGAGGGCCAGGCGGTGACGTTCGACGTCGGCACCGGGTCGAAGGGCCCACAGGCAGAGGCGGTCCGTCCCGCCTGA
- a CDS encoding LytR C-terminal domain-containing protein encodes MTERFPRDRFDDVTDGPRVGAHRGARRRGRGWIAFAWGALATGVLVLVGVLVLALLNGSYSFPGSTSSPRPSSSSSASAAPSETPSESPSAPASEEPSAAEPSAQGATSVVVLNGTTTTGLAARASSALTTAGWQVASTGDAGTTGTTTSVVYYQQPEQQAVAQGVAKALGIATVEQSAAFPNADVSVVLGADYGG; translated from the coding sequence ATGACCGAGAGATTCCCGCGAGACCGGTTCGACGACGTCACCGACGGCCCCCGGGTCGGAGCGCACCGCGGTGCCCGTCGTCGTGGACGCGGGTGGATCGCGTTCGCCTGGGGCGCCCTCGCGACCGGTGTGCTCGTGCTCGTCGGTGTCCTCGTGCTCGCGCTGCTGAACGGCAGCTACTCGTTCCCGGGGTCGACCTCGTCGCCGCGCCCCTCGTCGAGCTCCTCGGCGTCGGCCGCGCCGTCGGAGACGCCCTCGGAGTCGCCGTCGGCGCCCGCGTCCGAGGAGCCGAGCGCTGCGGAGCCCTCGGCGCAGGGCGCGACGAGCGTCGTCGTGCTGAACGGCACGACGACGACCGGTCTGGCCGCCCGCGCCAGCAGCGCACTGACCACCGCGGGCTGGCAGGTCGCCTCGACGGGTGACGCCGGGACGACGGGGACGACGACCTCGGTCGTGTACTACCAGCAGCCCGAGCAGCAGGCCGTGGCACAGGGTGTGGCGAAGGCGCTCGGCATCGCGACGGTGGAGCAGTCGGCGGCGTTCCCGAACGCCGACGTCAGCGTCGTGCTCGGCGCCGACTACGGCGGCTGA
- a CDS encoding DUF3263 domain-containing protein, with product MTALPTDELSELDQRVLAFEHDRARHDRTKEAEIRVEFDMSPARYYQVLNRVIDLPAALALDPQLVGRLQRLRHARTRARAARAFVAPAPDPREEER from the coding sequence GTGACCGCCCTCCCCACCGACGAGCTCAGCGAGCTCGACCAGCGCGTGCTCGCGTTCGAGCACGACCGGGCGCGGCACGACCGCACGAAGGAGGCGGAGATCCGGGTCGAGTTCGACATGTCGCCGGCGCGCTACTACCAGGTGCTCAACCGCGTGATCGACCTGCCCGCCGCACTCGCGCTCGACCCCCAGCTGGTCGGTCGGCTGCAGCGGCTCCGGCACGCACGCACCCGAGCACGAGCGGCGCGCGCGTTCGTCGCCCCCGCGCCCGATCCCCGTGAAGAGGAACGATGA
- a CDS encoding DUF2332 family protein, whose translation MTVTRERYATYAARIAPASPSYAAWARSVDDDLVALLDAVPEQQRQPELVFAVARRLGADPSDPGALRALGREARAAFVTALAAATVQANDPRRLGPVVPLFAALAAADPRPLGLVDAGAAAGLCSIPDRVTLDHRTGDGTVRVHTAVAEPSVHLTVDASGAVPESAGTPIRIGARVALDPNPIDLAEPGAFDRLVEAVPPEATDRTALMREAARATLAVPPVRIRGTLPGDLDRALDALPDGVRPVVLTTGTLVYVPGADRQRVVDRLAERGVHWVAVERTGILRGVAATLPDDVDPADPDAFATVSLDGVATAVCDPFGVRVRWFRRPAA comes from the coding sequence GTGACCGTCACGCGCGAGCGGTACGCCACCTACGCGGCGCGCATCGCTCCGGCCTCGCCGTCGTACGCGGCCTGGGCACGCTCGGTCGACGACGACCTGGTCGCGCTCCTCGACGCGGTCCCCGAGCAGCAGCGGCAACCGGAGCTGGTCTTCGCCGTCGCACGTCGGCTGGGTGCCGACCCGTCGGACCCCGGAGCGCTCCGTGCGCTCGGCCGGGAGGCCCGTGCCGCGTTCGTCACGGCGCTCGCCGCCGCCACGGTGCAGGCCAACGACCCGCGGCGGCTCGGTCCCGTCGTCCCGCTGTTCGCGGCGCTCGCCGCGGCGGACCCGCGGCCGCTCGGCCTCGTCGACGCCGGGGCCGCCGCCGGGCTCTGCTCGATCCCGGACCGGGTGACGCTCGACCACCGGACCGGGGACGGCACGGTCCGGGTGCACACCGCCGTCGCCGAGCCGTCGGTGCACCTGACGGTCGACGCCAGCGGCGCGGTCCCCGAGTCGGCCGGCACCCCGATCCGGATCGGCGCGCGGGTCGCCCTCGACCCGAACCCGATCGACCTCGCCGAGCCCGGTGCGTTCGACCGGCTGGTCGAGGCCGTCCCGCCCGAGGCGACGGACCGCACCGCCCTGATGCGCGAGGCGGCGCGCGCGACGCTCGCCGTGCCTCCCGTCCGGATCCGTGGCACGCTGCCCGGCGACCTCGACCGTGCACTGGACGCGTTGCCGGACGGCGTCCGTCCCGTGGTGCTCACCACCGGGACCCTCGTCTACGTGCCGGGCGCCGACCGCCAGCGCGTGGTCGACCGGCTGGCGGAGCGTGGCGTGCACTGGGTCGCGGTCGAACGGACGGGCATCCTGCGCGGGGTGGCCGCGACGCTGCCCGACGACGTCGACCCGGCGGACCCGGACGCCTTCGCCACGGTGTCGCTCGACGGTGTGGCGACGGCGGTCTGCGACCCGTTCGGCGTCCGGGTGCGGTGGTTCCGGCGGCCCGCAGCCTGA
- a CDS encoding GNAT family N-acetyltransferase, translated as MSEHSVRHARWTRLTTDELYGIVRLRNRVFALEQRVTADDFDGRDREPDTEHWWFGADDDPVGYLRLVRPAPDEDHPAASEPPAWVIGRVATHPDHRGQGIAGRLVAGVLETHGHEPFVLHAQEYVAGLYERHGFVRFGAPYDEAGIRHVGMHRP; from the coding sequence ATGTCCGAGCATTCCGTCCGCCACGCCCGCTGGACCCGCCTGACGACGGACGAACTGTACGGCATCGTGCGGCTGCGGAACCGCGTCTTCGCCCTCGAGCAGCGGGTCACCGCCGACGACTTCGACGGCCGTGACCGCGAGCCCGACACCGAGCACTGGTGGTTCGGAGCCGACGACGATCCGGTCGGGTACCTCCGCCTCGTCCGGCCCGCCCCGGACGAGGACCACCCCGCGGCCAGCGAGCCGCCGGCCTGGGTGATCGGCCGGGTCGCCACCCACCCCGACCACCGGGGGCAGGGGATCGCCGGACGGCTGGTCGCGGGGGTGCTCGAGACGCACGGTCACGAGCCGTTCGTCCTGCACGCCCAGGAGTACGTCGCGGGCCTCTACGAACGCCACGGCTTCGTCCGGTTCGGTGCGCCCTACGACGAGGCCGGCATCCGTCACGTCGGCATGCACCGCCCGTGA
- the msrB gene encoding peptide-methionine (R)-S-oxide reductase MsrB — protein MAYNVDKSDAQWREELSPDQYAVLRQAGTERPWTGELLDEERAGTYTCAACGAELFQSGTKFDSGCGWPSFYESVRPEAVQLIEDKSLGMVRTEVRCANCGSHLGHVFPDGFGTPTGDRYCMNSLSLNFSEQGE, from the coding sequence ATGGCGTACAACGTCGACAAGTCGGACGCCCAGTGGCGCGAGGAGCTCTCCCCGGACCAGTACGCCGTGCTCCGGCAGGCCGGGACCGAGCGCCCGTGGACGGGTGAGCTGCTCGACGAGGAGCGCGCCGGCACGTACACCTGTGCGGCGTGCGGCGCGGAGCTGTTCCAGAGCGGCACGAAGTTCGACTCCGGTTGCGGCTGGCCGTCGTTCTACGAGTCGGTCCGCCCCGAGGCGGTCCAGCTCATCGAGGACAAGTCCCTCGGCATGGTCCGCACCGAGGTCCGCTGCGCGAACTGCGGCTCGCACCTCGGGCACGTGTTCCCCGACGGCTTCGGCACCCCGACGGGTGACCGCTACTGCATGAACTCGCTGTCGCTGAACTTCTCCGAGCAGGGCGAATGA
- a CDS encoding glycosyltransferase family 39 protein — protein sequence MPSRRHALVLQDRRAVRIVALVLLALAAAYQCFWRIADENIGGDESTYVRAGFAYVHGAFDQNREHPPTAKYLFGLAQLVGGEGATAPRVLVSALVVLGAAVMFVWLRAEVGFWAGWTAAALWTLTPRGGSGARLDRVALLDPVMVFFALAALFAVWTWTRTGRWWWLPLSAVLMAASVTSKASTLVLVPVFLLAPLLFRQWRRLVVGGVVWAVVFTVTVVALYAPMGIRSAVLYMLAFQEGQNENGHLAVIAGQTHQFAPWWGNWWFLAQGVGLPVLVVLAAGVLLAVVVRPDRLVVFLAAPLLLLVAFYSVAAKIALPTYYSAWTPWIVLLAAVGLGRLAVLRPRPLTGALAALLVVVALVGSIPTARAVWQTRPEGVARLLPLLRSEGIRDGRIFFGAITPSDYDQYVGARGVRDVDDAPFEAIVVGRDQRFPLPQEVTDLLRDERSSFERVRLDRIVVWIPDGEIERDADGELDVR from the coding sequence GTGCCCAGTCGACGCCACGCCCTCGTGCTCCAGGACCGCCGAGCGGTACGGATCGTCGCCCTCGTCCTGCTCGCACTGGCGGCCGCCTACCAGTGCTTCTGGCGGATCGCGGACGAGAACATCGGCGGCGACGAGTCCACCTACGTCCGCGCCGGCTTCGCGTACGTGCACGGCGCGTTCGACCAGAACCGCGAGCACCCGCCGACGGCGAAGTACCTGTTCGGGCTCGCGCAGCTCGTCGGGGGCGAAGGGGCCACCGCGCCCCGGGTCCTCGTGAGTGCCCTCGTCGTCCTCGGCGCCGCCGTCATGTTCGTGTGGCTCCGCGCCGAGGTCGGCTTCTGGGCGGGGTGGACCGCCGCGGCGCTCTGGACGCTGACGCCCCGGGGTGGATCCGGTGCGCGGCTCGACCGTGTCGCGCTCCTCGACCCGGTGATGGTGTTCTTCGCCCTGGCCGCGCTCTTCGCCGTGTGGACCTGGACACGGACCGGCCGGTGGTGGTGGCTCCCGCTGTCCGCGGTGCTCATGGCCGCCTCGGTGACGTCGAAGGCGTCGACGCTCGTGCTGGTGCCCGTGTTCCTGCTCGCCCCGCTGCTGTTCCGGCAGTGGCGTCGGCTCGTCGTCGGCGGCGTCGTCTGGGCCGTGGTCTTCACGGTGACGGTCGTCGCGCTGTACGCCCCGATGGGCATACGGTCGGCGGTGCTCTACATGCTGGCCTTCCAGGAGGGGCAGAACGAGAACGGCCACCTCGCCGTGATCGCCGGGCAGACCCACCAGTTCGCACCGTGGTGGGGGAACTGGTGGTTCCTGGCGCAGGGCGTCGGCCTGCCGGTGCTCGTCGTCCTGGCCGCCGGGGTGCTGCTCGCGGTCGTCGTCCGTCCGGACCGGCTGGTGGTGTTCCTCGCCGCACCGCTCCTGCTGCTCGTCGCGTTCTACTCGGTGGCGGCGAAGATCGCGCTGCCGACCTACTACAGCGCGTGGACGCCCTGGATCGTCCTGCTCGCCGCGGTCGGACTCGGTCGGCTCGCGGTGCTCCGCCCCCGGCCGCTGACCGGCGCGCTCGCCGCACTCCTCGTCGTCGTCGCACTCGTCGGCAGCATCCCGACCGCGCGGGCGGTCTGGCAGACACGCCCCGAGGGGGTCGCGCGCCTCCTGCCGCTGCTGCGGAGCGAGGGCATCCGGGACGGCCGCATCTTCTTCGGCGCGATCACCCCCAGCGACTACGACCAGTACGTCGGTGCGCGCGGCGTGCGCGACGTCGACGATGCACCGTTCGAGGCGATCGTGGTGGGCCGCGACCAGCGCTTCCCGCTGCCGCAGGAGGTCACGGACCTGCTGCGCGACGAGCGGTCGTCGTTCGAGCGGGTGCGCCTGGACCGCATCGTCGTCTGGATCCCGGACGGCGAGATCGAACGGGACGCGGACGGCGAGCTCGACGTGCGGTGA
- a CDS encoding aldo/keto reductase produces MDYRLLGNSGTSVSTLTLGTMTFGSEADEPTSHQILDTFVAAGGTLVDTADVYSGNESERIIGRWLAAHPTEAQQVVLATKGRFPQGDGPNDLGLSRRHLRVALDASLERLGVEHIDLYQMHAWDALTPIEETLRFLDDAVSAGKIGTYGFSNYLGYQVTKAVYEAKAHGWAPPVTLQPQYNLLVRDIEHEVVPACLDAGIGLLPWSPLAGGWLSGKYQRDEAPTGSTRLGENPQRGMEAWEARNGDERTWKVLDAVSAVADAHGASKSQVALAWLLARPAVTSVILGARTVSQLEDNLGAADLVLTDDELQALTDASAPRVDDYPYGTAGVAQRERRITGGR; encoded by the coding sequence ATGGACTACAGACTCCTCGGCAACAGCGGGACATCGGTGTCGACGCTGACCCTCGGCACCATGACGTTCGGCAGTGAGGCCGACGAACCCACCTCCCACCAGATCCTCGACACGTTCGTCGCAGCGGGCGGCACGCTCGTCGACACCGCGGACGTGTACTCCGGCAACGAGTCCGAGCGCATCATCGGCCGGTGGCTCGCCGCCCACCCGACCGAGGCGCAGCAGGTCGTCCTCGCGACGAAGGGCCGGTTCCCCCAGGGTGACGGCCCGAACGACCTCGGCCTGTCCCGCCGTCACCTGCGCGTCGCGCTCGACGCCTCGCTCGAGCGGCTCGGTGTGGAGCACATCGACCTCTACCAGATGCACGCGTGGGACGCCCTGACGCCGATCGAGGAGACCCTGCGCTTCCTCGACGACGCCGTGTCCGCCGGCAAGATCGGCACCTACGGGTTCTCGAACTACCTCGGCTACCAGGTGACGAAGGCCGTGTACGAGGCGAAGGCCCACGGCTGGGCACCGCCGGTGACGCTGCAGCCGCAGTACAACCTGCTCGTGCGGGACATCGAGCACGAGGTCGTGCCCGCGTGCCTGGACGCCGGCATCGGTCTGCTCCCGTGGTCGCCCCTGGCCGGCGGCTGGCTCTCCGGGAAGTACCAGCGCGACGAGGCTCCGACGGGCTCGACACGTCTCGGCGAGAACCCGCAGCGCGGCATGGAGGCGTGGGAGGCCCGCAACGGCGACGAGCGCACGTGGAAGGTGCTCGACGCGGTCTCCGCGGTCGCCGACGCGCACGGTGCCTCGAAGTCGCAGGTCGCCCTCGCCTGGCTGCTCGCGCGGCCCGCGGTGACGAGCGTCATCCTCGGCGCCCGGACGGTCTCGCAGCTCGAGGACAACCTCGGCGCGGCCGACCTCGTGCTCACCGACGACGAGCTGCAGGCCCTGACGGACGCGAGTGCCCCGCGGGTCGACGACTACCCCTACGGCACCGCCGGCGTCGCCCAGCGCGAGCGCCGCATCACGGGCGGACGCTGA
- a CDS encoding alpha/beta fold hydrolase: MSLVPEAPRPRAVMSPDGLKLATYDFGEPDAPVVVAVHGFASGAVLNWHASGWTRDLVRAGYRVVALDQRGHGASSKPHDPSAYSMDLLVADVTTVIDTYLLDDVAFLGYSLGARVGWHTAEQIPDRISRAVLGGIPDADPMRRVAVDQAKAYIADGTPVEDRVTNGYLQMAANVEGNDLRALVAMVEGMRNSVEPTPENAPAQPILMAAGSEDGIRDSAVRLAEAAPDASFFEIPRRNHFNAPTSRDFRERAIAFLSEGR; the protein is encoded by the coding sequence ATGTCACTCGTCCCCGAAGCGCCCCGTCCCCGTGCCGTGATGTCCCCGGACGGCCTGAAGCTCGCGACGTACGACTTCGGCGAGCCGGACGCCCCCGTCGTGGTGGCCGTGCACGGCTTCGCCTCGGGCGCCGTCCTGAACTGGCACGCCTCGGGGTGGACCCGTGACCTCGTCCGAGCGGGCTACCGCGTCGTCGCGCTCGACCAGCGCGGGCACGGTGCCTCGTCGAAGCCGCACGACCCGTCCGCGTACTCGATGGACCTGCTCGTCGCCGACGTCACCACGGTCATCGACACCTACCTGCTCGACGACGTCGCGTTCCTCGGGTACTCGCTGGGCGCCCGTGTCGGCTGGCACACCGCCGAGCAGATCCCGGACCGGATCTCGCGGGCCGTCCTCGGCGGGATCCCGGACGCCGACCCGATGCGCCGCGTGGCGGTCGACCAGGCGAAGGCGTACATCGCCGACGGCACCCCGGTCGAGGACCGGGTGACGAACGGGTACCTGCAGATGGCGGCGAACGTCGAGGGGAACGACCTCCGCGCGCTCGTCGCGATGGTCGAGGGGATGCGGAACAGCGTCGAGCCGACGCCGGAGAACGCCCCCGCGCAGCCGATCCTGATGGCGGCGGGCAGCGAGGACGGGATCCGGGACAGCGCCGTGCGGTTGGCCGAGGCGGCGCCGGACGCGTCGTTCTTCGAGATCCCGCGTCGGAACCACTTCAACGCCCCCACGTCGCGCGACTTCCGTGAGCGGGCGATCGCCTTCCTGTCCGAGGGACGCTGA
- a CDS encoding NAD(P)H-hydrate epimerase translates to MARPGYRGMVVAMDGYGGDQVRAAERPHLEAGEPLMQRAAAGLARIVGELLDDPAVRPQDGPGSVLLLVGSGDNGGDALFAGAHLASDGRQVTVLRVGARVHEAGLAAALDAGSRLAPPARPDRRWRVAPEPAAWAPDGPTDPDDAGAADVLRAAATPDAERLAAVAAEAAAGADLVLDGILGIGAGGGTPLRSPARQVVDAIRELARDQRAPFVVAVDVPSGIDVDTGAVADDHVLHADVTVTFGGVKAGLLTGPGATLAGRIELVDVGIGADLATMEPLVRT, encoded by the coding sequence ATGGCGCGACCAGGCTACCGGGGCATGGTGGTGGCCATGGACGGCTACGGCGGCGATCAGGTCCGGGCGGCGGAGCGGCCGCACCTCGAGGCGGGCGAACCCCTCATGCAGCGCGCGGCGGCGGGGCTGGCCCGCATCGTCGGCGAGCTGCTCGACGACCCGGCGGTCCGCCCGCAGGACGGCCCGGGGTCGGTCCTGCTGCTGGTGGGCAGCGGCGACAACGGCGGTGACGCCCTGTTCGCGGGCGCGCACCTGGCGTCGGACGGGAGGCAGGTGACGGTGCTGCGCGTCGGCGCACGTGTCCACGAGGCGGGCCTGGCAGCGGCGCTGGACGCCGGGTCGCGCCTCGCCCCACCGGCACGGCCGGACCGCCGCTGGCGCGTCGCTCCGGAACCGGCGGCGTGGGCCCCGGACGGCCCGACGGACCCTGACGACGCCGGTGCGGCCGACGTCCTGCGGGCCGCCGCGACCCCGGACGCCGAGCGCCTGGCGGCGGTCGCCGCCGAGGCCGCCGCGGGAGCCGACCTCGTGCTCGACGGCATCCTCGGCATCGGTGCCGGCGGCGGCACCCCCTTGCGCTCCCCCGCTCGGCAGGTCGTCGACGCGATCCGCGAGCTCGCCCGCGACCAGCGCGCCCCGTTCGTCGTCGCCGTCGACGTGCCGAGCGGCATCGACGTCGACACCGGCGCGGTGGCCGACGACCACGTGCTCCACGCCGACGTCACCGTGACCTTCGGCGGGGTCAAGGCGGGCCTGCTCACCGGCCCCGGGGCGACGCTCGCCGGGCGGATCGAGCTCGTCGACGTCGGCATCGGAGCGGACCTGGCGACGATGGAGCCGCTCGTCCGCACCTGA
- a CDS encoding 2-deoxy-5-keto-D-gluconate 6-phosphate aldolase domain-containing protein: MADLDEQHPLFLLAMDQRSSLLEHTYGDESGEPADEADAQRVRAGKQLVYRGVLTALAAGASRARTGVLVDERYGDDVARLVREAGLQLAMPIERSGRDWFELEYGDDWLAHVDSFDPDFVKVLVRDNPAFDAGDRQAQAERLAEVSRALHDADRAFLVELLVPGTVDQQAQADDYDRDVRPGLVVETIGYLQEHGVEPDVWKLEGLDRTEDAERVVAAVRAGGRDHVQCIVLGRDAPEDQLDRWLRVAAPVDGFVGFAIGRSNWEDALDDVVQQGLDHEAAEQVIAANYRHFVDTWLEARPDVVDGVDAGAA; the protein is encoded by the coding sequence ATGGCCGACCTCGATGAACAGCACCCCCTCTTCCTCCTCGCGATGGACCAGCGGTCCTCGCTCCTGGAGCACACCTACGGCGACGAGTCCGGCGAGCCCGCGGACGAGGCCGACGCCCAGCGCGTCCGTGCCGGCAAGCAGCTCGTGTACCGCGGTGTGCTCACCGCGCTCGCCGCAGGGGCCTCCCGCGCACGCACCGGCGTGCTCGTCGACGAGCGCTACGGCGACGACGTCGCCCGGCTCGTCCGCGAGGCCGGGCTGCAGCTCGCGATGCCGATCGAGCGGTCCGGCCGCGACTGGTTCGAGCTCGAGTACGGCGACGACTGGCTCGCGCACGTGGACTCGTTCGACCCCGACTTCGTGAAGGTCCTCGTCCGCGACAACCCCGCGTTCGACGCCGGTGACCGGCAGGCCCAGGCCGAGCGGCTCGCCGAGGTCTCCCGCGCCCTGCACGACGCCGACCGTGCGTTCCTGGTCGAGCTCCTCGTCCCGGGCACCGTCGACCAGCAGGCGCAGGCGGACGACTACGACCGCGACGTCCGCCCGGGACTCGTCGTCGAGACCATCGGGTACCTGCAGGAGCACGGGGTCGAGCCGGACGTGTGGAAGCTCGAGGGCCTCGACCGCACCGAGGACGCCGAGCGCGTCGTCGCCGCCGTGCGCGCCGGAGGTCGGGACCACGTGCAGTGCATCGTGCTGGGCCGCGACGCCCCCGAGGACCAGCTCGACCGGTGGCTGCGCGTCGCAGCACCCGTCGACGGCTTCGTCGGCTTCGCCATCGGGCGGAGCAACTGGGAGGACGCGCTCGACGACGTCGTGCAGCAGGGGCTCGACCACGAGGCGGCCGAGCAGGTGATCGCCGCCAACTACCGGCACTTCGTCGACACGTGGCTCGAGGCGCGTCCCGACGTCGTCGACGGGGTGGACGCCGGCGCGGCCTGA
- a CDS encoding glycerol dehydrogenase, producing the protein MATPISTVMSPARYVQGKDAITRVGEFVAPIGKRPLLVADDVVWGIVEDAVRTSFDAAGLPVERVGFGRFATPQAIDDLTAKIRETDSDVVVGLGGGSAIDAAKASGHLAGIRWASVPTAASTDAPTSALAVVYSEEGEFIEYRFFPHNPDLVLIDTKLVANAPVQFLVAGIGDALATWVEARAAKRANADTMAGGLQTETGVALAELSWELLHDNALQAIESVKAKVVTPALEKVVEANTLLSGLGFESGGLAAAHAIHNGLTAAPQAHGLAHGQKVNVGTIAQLVLEGAPADEIEDFVVFTTRVGLPNTLTEIGLTVDDRDVLRAVAEAATVESETIHNMPFPVTAEAVVDALVAIEGISRSIRAAHGLPEPELYRAH; encoded by the coding sequence ATGGCCACTCCGATCAGCACCGTCATGAGCCCCGCCCGCTACGTGCAGGGCAAGGACGCGATCACCCGCGTCGGGGAGTTCGTCGCGCCGATCGGGAAGCGTCCGCTGCTCGTCGCCGACGACGTGGTGTGGGGCATCGTCGAGGACGCCGTCCGCACGAGCTTCGACGCCGCCGGCCTGCCGGTCGAGCGGGTCGGCTTCGGACGCTTCGCCACCCCGCAGGCGATCGACGACCTCACCGCGAAGATCCGCGAGACGGACTCCGACGTGGTCGTCGGCCTCGGCGGCGGGTCCGCGATCGACGCCGCGAAGGCCTCCGGGCACCTCGCCGGGATCCGCTGGGCGAGCGTGCCGACCGCCGCGAGCACCGACGCCCCGACCTCCGCGCTCGCGGTCGTCTACTCGGAGGAGGGGGAGTTCATCGAGTACCGCTTCTTCCCGCACAACCCGGACCTCGTGCTCATCGACACGAAGCTCGTCGCGAACGCCCCCGTGCAGTTCCTCGTCGCGGGCATCGGCGACGCCCTCGCGACCTGGGTCGAGGCCCGTGCCGCGAAGCGCGCGAACGCCGACACCATGGCCGGCGGGCTGCAGACCGAGACCGGTGTCGCGCTCGCGGAGCTGTCGTGGGAGCTCCTGCACGACAACGCGCTCCAGGCGATCGAGTCCGTGAAGGCGAAGGTCGTCACGCCCGCGCTCGAGAAGGTCGTCGAGGCGAACACCCTGCTGTCCGGGCTCGGCTTCGAGTCCGGTGGCCTCGCCGCGGCGCACGCGATCCACAACGGCCTGACCGCGGCCCCGCAGGCGCACGGCCTCGCGCACGGGCAGAAGGTCAACGTCGGGACGATCGCGCAGCTCGTGCTCGAGGGGGCGCCCGCCGACGAGATCGAGGACTTCGTCGTCTTCACGACGAGGGTCGGACTGCCGAACACCCTGACCGAGATCGGGCTGACCGTCGACGACCGGGACGTGCTCCGGGCCGTCGCCGAGGCCGCCACCGTGGAGAGCGAGACGATCCACAACATGCCGTTCCCCGTGACCGCCGAGGCCGTGGTCGACGCGCTCGTGGCGATCGAGGGCATCTCGCGCAGCATCCGTGCCGCCCACGGGCTGCCGGAGCCGGAACTGTACCGCGCCCACTGA
- the ypfJ gene encoding KPN_02809 family neutral zinc metallopeptidase, translating into MTFNEDSQLSGGKVKRRGRTAAIGGGGVGVAAIVVFLIAQFTGVDLSGIVGDGSGTTQIQQQDETVQPAEECRTGRDANQRVECRMEGAAESLDAYWTAEAADLGISYTTPGFVLFDGSTDTGCGQASAATGPFYCPPDRSIFLDTAFYDDLQSRYGSSGGPLAQMYVVAHEWGHHVQQLEGTFADTDRSGTGASSGSVRVELQADCYAGSWVGSAATTRDANGETFFEPVTRAQIADALSAASAVGDDSIQERATGRVDPDSFTHGSSAQRQAWFTRGYERGATACDTFSVPGSQL; encoded by the coding sequence ATGACGTTCAACGAGGACTCGCAGCTCAGCGGCGGGAAGGTGAAGCGCCGCGGGCGGACGGCGGCGATCGGTGGTGGCGGCGTCGGTGTCGCGGCGATCGTGGTGTTCCTCATCGCGCAGTTCACCGGGGTCGACCTGAGCGGCATCGTCGGCGACGGCAGCGGCACCACCCAGATCCAGCAGCAGGACGAGACGGTGCAGCCCGCCGAGGAGTGCCGCACCGGCCGTGACGCGAACCAGCGGGTCGAGTGCCGCATGGAGGGCGCGGCCGAGTCGCTCGACGCCTACTGGACGGCCGAGGCCGCCGACCTCGGGATCTCGTACACGACGCCGGGCTTCGTGCTCTTCGACGGGTCGACGGACACCGGCTGCGGCCAGGCCTCGGCGGCGACCGGCCCGTTCTACTGCCCGCCGGACCGCTCGATCTTCCTCGACACGGCGTTCTACGACGACCTGCAGTCCCGGTACGGCTCGTCCGGCGGTCCGCTCGCCCAGATGTACGTCGTCGCGCACGAGTGGGGCCACCACGTGCAGCAGCTCGAGGGCACCTTCGCCGACACCGACCGCTCCGGCACCGGCGCGTCCTCGGGGAGTGTCCGCGTCGAACTGCAGGCGGACTGCTACGCGGGCTCCTGGGTGGGCTCGGCCGCGACCACCCGCGACGCGAACGGCGAGACGTTCTTCGAACCCGTCACCCGGGCGCAGATCGCCGACGCGCTGTCCGCAGCGAGCGCCGTCGGCGACGACAGCATCCAGGAACGGGCCACGGGTCGCGTCGACCCCGACTCGTTCACGCACGGGTCCAGCGCCCAGCGCCAGGCGTGGTTCACGCGGGGCTACGAGCGCGGGGCCACCGCCTGCGACACGTTCAGCGTGCCGGGCTCCCAGCTCTGA